From Methanosarcina lacustris Z-7289, one genomic window encodes:
- a CDS encoding 4Fe-4S dicluster domain-containing protein, which translates to MAKADKKNKQIVQSEKCIGCGICYTVCPVNAKLMKNDDFDPETAELAIRIIDGMAIISDEVCIRCGACSRICPVESLTIVELESATA; encoded by the coding sequence ATGGCAAAGGCAGATAAGAAAAACAAACAAATAGTTCAGTCCGAAAAGTGTATTGGGTGCGGCATCTGTTATACCGTTTGTCCCGTGAACGCAAAACTAATGAAAAACGACGATTTTGATCCTGAGACTGCTGAACTTGCAATCCGGATCATCGACGGGATGGCAATTATCAGTGACGAAGTCTGCATCCGCTGCGGAGCCTGCTCAAGGATTTGCCCCGTGGAATCGCTCACTATAGTTGAGCTTGAATCCGCGACTGCATAA
- a CDS encoding coiled-coil protein, whose product MNNDVSTAETATADLSNLNERELKSKVNELRSRIEKSERQLASIFKELKINRTDIDGLKEKRDSLNKQVKERVAKAQSLRDRRDEINKQIGEYKEKRSNVNSKTQELFTGIADLKEKRDECNKLSHGSVESLSRAYEAELDAFLNKELPLEVEIKILQKLSDLVKRLEAAKKANKLHSQIQDSYKESKGIHKEGDEFHEKIQELSDESQACHLEMLENFKAADEIRKEANMYHAQLTEKIANINSIKEKIDPLKNSITGSRKELSLYLDRLKDLQLTKDEHKVSQKHSDAREKLQKNARLSLEDLKLLIEKGDVKFSTKD is encoded by the coding sequence ATGAACAACGACGTTTCAACAGCAGAAACTGCAACGGCCGACCTTTCAAACCTTAACGAACGGGAGCTTAAGAGCAAGGTGAACGAGCTCAGGAGCAGGATAGAGAAAAGTGAAAGGCAATTGGCTTCGATATTCAAGGAACTGAAAATAAACAGGACCGATATCGACGGATTGAAAGAAAAGAGAGACTCTCTGAACAAGCAGGTTAAGGAAAGGGTTGCAAAAGCACAGTCGCTTAGAGATCGACGGGACGAGATTAATAAGCAAATTGGAGAGTACAAGGAGAAAAGGAGCAACGTAAATTCCAAAACCCAGGAACTTTTCACAGGAATTGCGGATCTCAAGGAAAAGCGTGATGAGTGCAACAAACTCTCTCACGGAAGCGTAGAATCCCTCTCAAGGGCATATGAAGCTGAACTGGATGCTTTTTTAAATAAAGAACTCCCCCTTGAAGTGGAAATTAAGATACTCCAGAAGTTAAGTGACCTTGTTAAACGCCTTGAAGCTGCAAAAAAGGCAAACAAGCTGCATTCACAGATCCAGGATAGTTATAAAGAATCCAAAGGAATTCATAAAGAAGGGGACGAGTTCCACGAAAAAATTCAGGAACTTTCGGACGAATCCCAGGCATGCCACCTGGAAATGCTCGAAAACTTCAAGGCAGCAGATGAAATCCGAAAAGAAGCAAATATGTACCATGCCCAGCTTACGGAGAAAATTGCAAACATAAATTCCATTAAAGAAAAAATAGACCCCCTCAAGAACAGCATCACAGGCAGTAGAAAAGAACTTTCGTTATACCTTGACAGGCTAAAAGATCTTCAACTAACAAAAGATGAGCATAAAGTCAGTCAGAAGCACAGTGATGCCCGCGAAAAACTGCAGAAAAATGCTCGCCTCAGCCTGGAAGACCTTAAGCTCCTTATAGAGAAAGGAGATGTAAAGTTCTCTACAAAAGACTGA
- a CDS encoding class I SAM-dependent methyltransferase gives MLLQEFLGIDEEIYLVEESYTTQRTLERTLQYLNGVRNFPVAESIRLIRVREGEHTLGLLFFNPADENVPVDFWSLFTGALASASMKTRFEALADSLLTSNPPEKDIELSFETWRNAINEYYSLMLVSRDLCPGCSVRPESYKSVFSENRVKKVTEIFELLRKKGYYPEGRLLEVCCGNGMSTLALYRLGLDPLAIEINKCTVCQGLEQQVLNPQRVVVMDATAISRYFEPGSFDAVMGFMLGLVYEFNKEIWTGIMREAVSVAAAGAVLLFTVSSKPEIEILADTLLKAGVEGEIVDNTDSEGTYDQWLFVGRKQKSKFSRP, from the coding sequence ATGCTCTTACAGGAATTCCTTGGCATCGATGAAGAGATCTACCTTGTAGAAGAAAGTTATACAACCCAGAGGACTCTTGAGCGCACGCTCCAGTATCTTAACGGAGTCCGAAACTTTCCGGTCGCGGAAAGCATTCGGCTTATAAGGGTCAGGGAGGGGGAACACACGTTGGGATTACTTTTTTTCAATCCTGCGGATGAAAATGTTCCTGTAGATTTCTGGTCATTATTTACCGGAGCCCTAGCCTCAGCTTCCATGAAAACCAGATTTGAAGCTCTTGCAGACTCCCTTCTTACCTCAAATCCTCCTGAAAAGGATATTGAGCTTTCTTTCGAAACCTGGCGGAACGCAATAAATGAATATTACTCCCTTATGCTTGTTAGCCGGGATCTCTGCCCGGGATGCTCTGTCAGACCTGAGTCCTACAAAAGTGTTTTTTCAGAAAATCGTGTAAAGAAGGTCACAGAAATTTTTGAGCTCCTCCGAAAAAAAGGCTATTACCCTGAAGGCAGGCTCCTTGAGGTTTGCTGTGGAAACGGGATGTCAACGCTCGCACTCTACAGACTCGGGCTGGACCCTCTGGCAATAGAAATCAATAAGTGTACTGTCTGTCAGGGACTTGAACAACAGGTCCTGAACCCTCAAAGGGTCGTGGTTATGGATGCAACAGCCATTTCAAGATACTTTGAGCCCGGCAGTTTTGATGCTGTAATGGGTTTTATGCTGGGGCTTGTCTATGAATTTAACAAGGAGATCTGGACTGGCATTATGAGAGAGGCGGTTTCGGTTGCGGCTGCTGGGGCTGTCCTGCTCTTTACCGTAAGCAGCAAACCTGAAATTGAAATTCTCGCCGATACTCTCCTTAAGGCAGGGGTCGAGGGCGAGATTGTGGACAACACGGATTCAGAAGGTACTTATGACCAGTGGCTCTTTGTCGGGCGAAAGCAAAAAAGTAAATTTTCCAGACCGTGA
- a CDS encoding biotin--[acetyl-CoA-carboxylase] ligase — protein sequence MGDKRSRIIKALKDAQKTPVSGEELGVKLGISRTMVWKYIKSLQADGYEIESAPKRGYVLKSVPQLLYPDEIQMGLKTTLLGQKIHYFEEVSSTNSIAKEIAASEEEGALVIAEIQKGGRGRMGREWVSPHGGIWMSVILKPGIPLRHASRLTLVAGLAVANVIRNMGLDARIKWPNDVRINGKKVCGILTEAKAEVDRVDYVVLGIGINVNMDLKDIPESFRAGSTTLKVELGRHLRRVSFLQDFLFELEQQYISFKTQPFSHILNEWLALSDTIGRDVKVTTPSRIIEGKAVGVTPDGALIIRKADGTKEEIIAGRCIYARPK from the coding sequence ATGGGAGATAAACGATCTCGAATTATTAAGGCACTTAAGGATGCACAGAAAACCCCTGTTTCTGGGGAAGAACTGGGGGTAAAACTTGGAATTTCCAGGACTATGGTATGGAAATACATCAAATCCCTTCAGGCGGACGGATATGAAATCGAATCGGCCCCGAAGAGGGGCTATGTCCTGAAATCCGTACCTCAACTCCTGTACCCTGATGAGATCCAGATGGGGCTCAAAACAACTCTTCTGGGACAGAAGATTCATTACTTCGAGGAAGTTAGCTCCACTAACAGTATTGCTAAAGAAATTGCAGCTTCCGAAGAAGAAGGAGCTCTTGTTATCGCTGAGATACAGAAGGGTGGCAGGGGCCGCATGGGCAGAGAATGGGTCTCACCCCACGGTGGAATCTGGATGTCTGTGATCCTGAAACCCGGGATTCCTCTCAGGCACGCCTCAAGGCTTACCCTTGTTGCAGGGCTTGCAGTTGCAAATGTAATCCGCAATATGGGGCTTGATGCTCGCATCAAGTGGCCAAACGATGTCCGTATCAATGGGAAGAAAGTCTGTGGGATCCTTACTGAAGCAAAAGCTGAAGTGGATAGGGTAGACTATGTCGTTCTCGGGATCGGAATCAATGTAAATATGGACTTAAAGGACATTCCCGAGTCTTTCCGTGCTGGTTCGACAACTCTGAAAGTTGAACTTGGAAGACATCTAAGAAGAGTTTCGTTCCTGCAGGATTTCCTCTTTGAGCTTGAACAGCAGTATATAAGCTTCAAGACCCAGCCCTTTTCCCATATACTCAATGAATGGCTAGCTCTCTCGGATACGATTGGTAGAGATGTAAAGGTTACTACACCTTCCAGGATTATAGAAGGCAAAGCTGTTGGAGTAACTCCGGACGGAGCACTTATAATCAGAAAGGCAGATGGTACTAAGGAAGAAATTATTGCAGGTAGATGCATTTATGCTCGTCCCAAATAA
- a CDS encoding minichromosome maintenance protein MCM, translated as MTETESKWDEKLKRFFKDYYWNEILQLANEYPDQRSLGVDFTDIEKFDRELSKEFLEHPGELVRAAEAALKEIDLPVEKSLEQAHVRIIKIPNRVPIRELRSKHLSRFIAIEGMIRKATEVRPRITQAAFQCMRCGHLTIVEQNSFKFEEPFAGCENETCGKKGPFKVAIEDSTFIDAQKLQIQESPENLKGGSQPQSLEVDAEDDLTGNVTPGDRVIINGVLKSRQRALKDGKSTFYDLVLEANSIERLDKDYDELEITAEDEEQILELSRDPAIYEKIIASIAPSIYGYEDIKEALALQLFSGVVKNLPDGARIRGDIHMMLVGDPGIAKSQLLRYVVKLSPRGVFTSGRSASASGLTAAAVKDDMNDGRWTIEGGALVMADMGIAAVDEMDKMKTEDKSALHEAMEQQTISIAKAGIIATLKSRCALLGAANPKYGRFDRYEGLAEQINMPPALLSRFDLIFVLLDTPNHDLDSRIANHILQAHYAGELFEQRQKLPGSQITEDFVDAELEIIEPVIEAELMRKYVAYARKNVYPVMEENARRHIINFYTDIRKSGEGKNTPVPVTARQLEALVRLSEASARVRLSNIVTLEDAKRTIRITMNCLKNVGVDPETGALDADILASGTSMSQRNKIKLLKDIIKKVSERHTGAKAPLEEVYIEAENEHGIDRVRAEEYIKKMKQRGDILSPDQNHIRLIN; from the coding sequence ATGACCGAGACAGAAAGCAAGTGGGACGAAAAACTAAAAAGATTTTTTAAAGATTACTACTGGAATGAGATCCTTCAGCTTGCAAACGAATATCCGGACCAGCGAAGTCTTGGAGTGGACTTTACAGATATCGAAAAGTTTGACAGGGAGCTTTCTAAAGAGTTTCTTGAGCACCCCGGAGAACTTGTACGTGCAGCTGAAGCTGCCCTGAAAGAAATTGACCTTCCTGTAGAAAAGAGCCTTGAGCAGGCTCATGTAAGGATAATAAAAATTCCTAACAGGGTCCCGATAAGGGAACTTAGAAGCAAACACCTCTCACGGTTTATTGCAATCGAAGGCATGATAAGGAAAGCCACAGAGGTCAGGCCAAGGATTACTCAAGCCGCCTTTCAGTGTATGAGATGTGGGCACCTTACCATTGTCGAACAGAACAGTTTCAAGTTCGAGGAGCCCTTTGCAGGCTGTGAAAATGAGACATGCGGAAAAAAAGGGCCTTTTAAGGTCGCGATTGAAGATTCCACCTTCATAGATGCCCAGAAACTTCAGATACAAGAATCTCCGGAAAACCTTAAAGGAGGGTCGCAGCCGCAGAGCCTGGAAGTGGATGCCGAAGACGACCTTACCGGTAATGTTACCCCCGGAGACCGCGTTATCATTAACGGAGTCCTGAAATCAAGGCAGCGCGCCCTCAAAGACGGGAAATCCACATTCTATGACCTGGTGCTGGAAGCAAATTCTATCGAGCGCCTGGACAAAGATTATGACGAACTCGAAATTACTGCCGAAGACGAGGAACAGATCCTTGAACTTTCCCGTGACCCGGCAATCTATGAAAAAATCATAGCGTCCATTGCGCCCTCTATATATGGATATGAAGACATCAAAGAAGCCCTTGCCCTTCAGCTTTTTTCAGGAGTTGTGAAAAACCTTCCTGACGGAGCGAGGATCAGAGGCGATATCCATATGATGCTTGTAGGTGACCCCGGAATTGCAAAAAGCCAGCTGCTGCGTTATGTGGTTAAACTCTCGCCAAGAGGCGTTTTTACATCAGGTAGAAGTGCATCTGCAAGCGGTTTGACTGCTGCTGCCGTTAAAGATGACATGAATGACGGCAGGTGGACAATCGAAGGCGGTGCCCTTGTCATGGCTGACATGGGGATTGCTGCGGTTGACGAAATGGACAAAATGAAGACAGAGGATAAGAGCGCCCTGCACGAGGCAATGGAACAGCAGACCATAAGTATTGCAAAAGCCGGGATTATTGCGACCCTTAAGTCCCGTTGTGCACTCCTGGGGGCTGCAAACCCAAAATACGGACGTTTTGACCGTTATGAAGGCCTCGCGGAACAAATAAATATGCCTCCGGCACTGCTTTCCCGCTTTGACCTCATCTTTGTTTTGCTCGACACCCCAAACCACGACCTGGACAGCAGGATTGCAAACCATATCCTTCAAGCGCATTATGCGGGAGAACTCTTCGAACAGCGACAGAAACTTCCCGGATCTCAGATAACGGAAGATTTTGTTGATGCAGAACTGGAAATAATAGAGCCCGTGATAGAAGCAGAACTTATGCGGAAGTACGTTGCATATGCACGAAAAAATGTGTACCCTGTAATGGAAGAAAACGCCCGGCGCCATATAATCAACTTCTATACGGACATCAGAAAGAGTGGAGAAGGCAAGAATACACCCGTCCCCGTGACAGCAAGACAGCTTGAGGCGCTGGTCCGCCTCTCCGAAGCCAGTGCAAGAGTACGCCTGAGCAATATAGTTACTCTGGAAGATGCAAAACGGACTATAAGAATCACCATGAATTGCCTTAAAAACGTGGGAGTTGACCCTGAAACTGGAGCTCTTGATGCAGACATACTTGCTTCAGGTACAAGCATGAGCCAGAGAAATAAAATAAAACTCCTTAAAGACATAATAAAAAAGGTCTCTGAGAGACATACCGGTGCCAAAGCCCCTCTCGAAGAAGTTTATATAGAAGCTGAAAACGAGCATGGGATAGACAGAGTACGTGCAGAGGAATATATAAAGAAAATGAAACAGAGAGGGGACATTCTTTCCCCGGACCAGAACCATATCAGGCTCATTAATTAA
- a CDS encoding histone family protein: protein MAAKVIPFAPIERLIRTAGAHRVSESAGMALTEILEEYGLQISKEAIKLAEHAGRKTVKAEDIKLAKEML, encoded by the coding sequence ATGGCAGCAAAAGTTATACCATTTGCACCAATTGAGCGTTTAATAAGGACAGCAGGTGCCCACAGAGTAAGCGAGAGTGCAGGAATGGCCCTTACGGAAATCCTGGAAGAATACGGGCTTCAAATTTCAAAAGAAGCTATAAAACTTGCAGAACATGCTGGCAGAAAAACCGTAAAAGCTGAAGATATAAAACTTGCAAAAGAAATGCTGTAA
- the oadA gene encoding sodium-extruding oxaloacetate decarboxylase subunit alpha — protein sequence MRVKITETVLRDAHQSLLATRMRTRDMLEVVEQLDQIGYHSLEMWGGATFDTCIRYLNEDPWQRLRDLKKQMVNTDAQMLLRGQNLVGYRHYSDDVVEKFVTKAYENGIDIFRIFDAVNDVRNMELSIKVAKGLGAHVQGTVCYTISPVHTVEKYVELAKQLEELECDSLCIKDMAGLLSPHEATSIISAMKKEISIPISLHCHCTSGMAPMSYMAACAVGVDVLDTALSPLAWGTSQPPTETVVAALKGTPYDTGLDLGAFEEVVRYFKDLKDKYRGILDPISEQIDTNVLIYQIPGGMLSNLVSQLKEQNALDKYAAVLEEMPRVRKELGYPPLVTPTSQIVGTQAVLNVLMGERYKVIPKEVKDYVRGLYGRSPAPISPEIIGKIIGDEEPIHCRPADLLKPEYEKRKKEAEEMGIAKSEEDILTYILYPAIAPKFLKGEMEEESLAVTTPAPAAPQEYTIPTHFRVEVDDEVYEVKIEPLGGVSISETSPKKPSAESIKGGVTCSMQGMVLSIKVKVEDSVKEGDVVAVIEAMKMENAVHAPHSGTVMEIFVSEGDTVTPGNIILSIE from the coding sequence ATGCGTGTAAAAATTACTGAAACCGTCCTTCGGGATGCACACCAGTCCCTCCTGGCAACCAGGATGCGGACAAGGGACATGCTCGAAGTGGTTGAACAACTGGACCAGATAGGGTATCATTCCCTTGAGATGTGGGGAGGTGCCACCTTCGACACCTGTATTCGCTACCTTAATGAAGATCCCTGGCAGCGCCTCAGGGACCTCAAGAAACAGATGGTCAACACAGATGCTCAGATGCTGCTCCGCGGCCAGAACCTTGTAGGGTACAGGCACTATTCTGATGACGTTGTTGAAAAGTTCGTCACCAAAGCCTATGAAAATGGTATTGACATTTTTCGGATTTTCGACGCGGTCAATGATGTCCGGAACATGGAACTTTCTATTAAAGTGGCAAAAGGCCTGGGAGCCCATGTACAGGGAACGGTCTGCTACACCATAAGCCCGGTACATACAGTAGAAAAGTATGTGGAGCTTGCAAAACAGCTTGAAGAGCTGGAATGTGACTCCCTCTGCATCAAGGATATGGCAGGGCTTCTCTCTCCCCACGAGGCTACCAGTATAATCAGTGCCATGAAAAAAGAGATCTCAATCCCCATTTCTCTACACTGCCACTGCACTTCTGGAATGGCTCCGATGAGCTATATGGCAGCCTGTGCTGTTGGGGTGGATGTTCTGGACACTGCACTCTCTCCTCTGGCCTGGGGGACATCCCAGCCGCCCACCGAGACCGTTGTTGCAGCTCTGAAGGGAACTCCGTATGATACAGGTCTTGACCTCGGAGCCTTTGAAGAGGTTGTCAGGTATTTCAAGGACCTGAAGGACAAGTACCGGGGAATTCTTGACCCAATTTCCGAACAAATCGACACCAATGTCCTTATTTACCAAATCCCAGGAGGCATGCTCTCTAACCTGGTTTCCCAGTTAAAAGAGCAGAATGCCCTTGACAAGTATGCAGCTGTGCTTGAAGAGATGCCAAGAGTCCGAAAAGAGCTCGGGTATCCTCCTCTTGTAACTCCTACAAGCCAGATCGTAGGCACGCAGGCTGTGCTTAATGTGCTCATGGGAGAACGTTACAAGGTCATTCCGAAAGAGGTAAAGGATTATGTGCGCGGACTCTACGGGCGCTCTCCTGCCCCAATCAGCCCTGAGATTATCGGAAAGATTATAGGCGACGAAGAGCCGATCCATTGTCGCCCTGCAGATCTTCTCAAGCCTGAGTATGAGAAGAGGAAAAAAGAAGCTGAGGAAATGGGCATTGCAAAATCCGAAGAAGACATCCTTACATACATCCTTTACCCGGCAATTGCTCCGAAGTTCCTTAAAGGGGAAATGGAAGAAGAATCCCTGGCAGTTACTACTCCTGCCCCTGCAGCTCCTCAGGAGTACACAATACCTACTCATTTCAGAGTCGAGGTAGATGACGAGGTATACGAGGTCAAGATCGAGCCTCTAGGTGGGGTTTCCATCTCCGAGACGTCCCCTAAAAAGCCAAGTGCCGAATCCATTAAAGGCGGAGTTACCTGCTCAATGCAGGGTATGGTGCTTTCCATAAAAGTTAAGGTAGAGGATTCCGTGAAGGAAGGAGATGTGGTTGCTGTCATCGAAGCCATGAAGATGGAAAATGCTGTCCATGCTCCACATTCGGGAACCGTTATGGAAATTTTTGTTTCCGAAGGAGATACGGTTACTCCCGGTAACATAATACTATCAATCGAGTGA
- a CDS encoding S-layer protein domain-containing protein yields the protein MLVPNKQGRKSRAETTLLPALSLSLLIFFFFSVLFCSVLPVHAGSDEEKLSLILIDGEEIYVRSGNYYTFLQGYQIYIKGADTEGSRVWIELRRNDVFLEDTIVREGDTFVYSNNSSEILNLKVDTIYAGADGVLVRFSPVYQYLDPKLPMPQKPDTSPANNSDNNSSTPTEFENQAEGFDMPIFLLSIGAVLLGTGFFAGIYKKKFNKK from the coding sequence ATGCTCGTCCCAAATAAACAAGGAAGAAAAAGCAGGGCAGAAACAACTCTTCTGCCTGCACTTTCTCTCTCCCTGCTGATCTTTTTTTTCTTTTCAGTTCTCTTCTGTTCAGTCCTTCCTGTCCATGCCGGTTCGGATGAGGAGAAACTTTCCCTTATTTTAATTGACGGTGAAGAGATTTATGTTCGGTCAGGCAACTACTACACTTTCTTACAGGGTTATCAAATTTATATAAAAGGTGCTGATACTGAAGGCAGCAGGGTATGGATTGAACTTCGCAGGAATGATGTTTTCCTTGAAGATACTATTGTCAGGGAGGGCGACACTTTTGTATATTCTAATAACTCTTCAGAGATTTTGAACCTCAAAGTGGACACTATCTATGCCGGGGCAGATGGAGTACTGGTAAGGTTCTCTCCAGTGTATCAGTACCTTGATCCCAAGCTTCCCATGCCCCAGAAACCAGATACTTCTCCTGCCAATAACTCTGATAACAATTCTTCTACCCCGACCGAGTTTGAAAACCAGGCAGAAGGTTTTGATATGCCCATTTTTCTTCTGAGCATTGGAGCCGTTCTTTTGGGAACTGGTTTTTTTGCGGGAATTTATAAGAAGAAATTTAACAAAAAGTGA
- a CDS encoding RNA methyltransferase, producing the protein MSLEIRVVLVEPMYQGNVGSVARAMKNFGYSDLVLVNPCELEGQARAMSSHARDVLEGARITSTLEEAVRGADLLVGTTGVSSLKGGEHIRLPLYTVREFKEKIKEYSGTIAILFGREDSGFRNDELKGFDMLITVPTSEIYPIMNLSHAIAIVLYELSELEGGSNPLAEGFDLQLMYGHIDKMLEEIDYPAHKKDKTSLMLRRIFGRAGLTPREVQTLRGIMKKTERMMGFAAEAENLQKAEDSESIEKFI; encoded by the coding sequence TTGTCACTTGAAATTCGCGTAGTGCTTGTGGAACCCATGTATCAGGGAAATGTGGGATCGGTTGCAAGAGCAATGAAAAACTTTGGATATTCTGACCTGGTTCTGGTAAACCCCTGTGAGCTCGAAGGACAGGCAAGAGCAATGTCTTCTCACGCAAGGGATGTACTCGAAGGAGCCCGAATCACCTCAACCCTTGAAGAAGCCGTAAGAGGCGCAGATCTGCTTGTAGGGACTACAGGAGTCTCAAGCCTGAAGGGAGGAGAGCATATCCGCCTTCCCCTTTATACTGTAAGGGAATTCAAAGAAAAAATTAAAGAATATAGTGGCACCATTGCAATCCTTTTTGGGCGTGAAGACAGCGGCTTCAGAAACGACGAGCTAAAAGGCTTTGATATGCTCATTACGGTTCCGACCTCAGAAATCTATCCAATAATGAATCTTTCTCATGCGATTGCAATTGTGCTTTACGAACTTTCGGAACTTGAGGGAGGAAGCAATCCACTTGCTGAAGGCTTTGACCTGCAGCTCATGTACGGGCATATAGATAAAATGCTTGAGGAAATAGACTATCCGGCTCACAAAAAAGACAAAACTTCCCTGATGCTGAGAAGGATATTCGGAAGAGCCGGGCTGACCCCAAGAGAGGTCCAGACTCTGAGGGGTATAATGAAGAAAACAGAGAGAATGATGGGATTTGCAGCAGAGGCTGAAAACCTGCAGAAAGCAGAAGATTCGGAAAGTATAGAAAAGTTCATATGA
- a CDS encoding 4Fe-4S dicluster domain-containing protein, translating to MKIYIDEEKCTGCGACKAACPKGPRIYSIEEKNGKKVCVLKDPSYCLGCRMCVTVCMTDAITLEN from the coding sequence ATGAAAATATATATTGATGAAGAGAAATGTACAGGCTGCGGGGCATGTAAGGCTGCCTGCCCTAAAGGCCCGAGGATTTATTCCATAGAAGAAAAAAATGGTAAAAAGGTTTGTGTTCTGAAAGATCCTTCTTACTGTCTGGGGTGCAGAATGTGTGTGACTGTCTGTATGACAGATGCAATTACCCTGGAGAACTGA
- a CDS encoding acetyl-CoA carboxylase biotin carboxylase subunit — MFKKVLVANRGEIAIRVMRACRELGISTVAVFSEADKNALFAKYADEAYLIGPAPASQSYLNMEAILAVAKNTGANAIHPGYGFLSENPVFAKRCEEEGIIFIGPPSHVIAEMGSKIRARNLMMKAGVPVVPGTKDAVEDVNEALEMADKIGYPVLIKASAGGGGIGMKVVHSREEFATSLSSTRQMAGSAFGDSSVFIEKYVEEPRHIEIQILADSFGNTVYLSDRECSIQRRHQKLIEEAPSPIMTPELRAQMGGAAVKVAKAIGYVNAGTVEFLFSKGNFYFLEVNTRLQVEHGITEMVTGIDIVREQLRIAWGEKLEFGQEDIVIDGHAIECRINAEDPLNDFAPSPGKILRYRSAGGPGVRVDSGVHTGYTISPYYDSMISKLCVWSRKREDAIARMERALYEYVVVGVKTNIPFHKAVMRNPAFRRGDMTTGFIEDQNILEAVEEVVKADSEKGATLASALEAKDKKVAAITAAVHAYVNMAQKTQR, encoded by the coding sequence ATGTTCAAAAAAGTACTCGTTGCAAACCGCGGTGAAATAGCAATCAGGGTCATGCGTGCCTGCCGGGAGCTCGGAATTTCCACTGTAGCTGTCTTTTCGGAGGCTGACAAAAATGCCCTTTTTGCCAAGTATGCCGATGAGGCCTATCTGATAGGCCCTGCCCCTGCCAGCCAGAGTTACCTGAACATGGAAGCTATCCTCGCAGTTGCAAAAAATACCGGAGCCAATGCAATTCATCCCGGCTACGGTTTTCTGTCTGAAAACCCTGTCTTTGCAAAACGCTGTGAGGAAGAGGGTATTATCTTCATAGGTCCTCCGAGCCATGTGATTGCCGAAATGGGCAGCAAAATCAGGGCAAGGAATCTTATGATGAAAGCCGGGGTCCCTGTAGTTCCGGGAACAAAAGATGCAGTTGAAGACGTGAACGAAGCCCTTGAGATGGCTGATAAGATCGGTTATCCCGTCCTTATCAAGGCGTCTGCGGGAGGCGGTGGAATAGGGATGAAAGTCGTTCATTCCAGGGAAGAGTTTGCCACATCCCTGAGTTCTACGCGGCAGATGGCAGGTTCGGCTTTCGGGGATTCTTCGGTATTTATTGAAAAGTACGTAGAAGAGCCCAGGCACATAGAGATCCAGATCCTTGCCGATTCTTTTGGTAATACGGTTTATCTTTCAGACAGGGAATGTTCTATCCAGAGAAGGCACCAGAAGCTGATTGAAGAGGCTCCTTCCCCTATCATGACTCCCGAACTCAGGGCGCAGATGGGAGGAGCTGCCGTGAAGGTCGCAAAAGCGATCGGTTACGTAAACGCAGGAACCGTCGAGTTCCTCTTCTCTAAAGGGAACTTCTATTTCCTTGAAGTCAATACCCGGCTGCAGGTGGAACACGGAATCACCGAAATGGTCACAGGGATTGATATTGTAAGGGAACAGCTCAGGATTGCCTGGGGTGAAAAGCTCGAGTTTGGGCAGGAAGATATAGTTATTGACGGGCATGCAATCGAATGCAGGATAAATGCGGAAGACCCCTTAAACGACTTTGCCCCTTCGCCAGGAAAGATCCTGAGATACCGTTCTGCCGGAGGCCCTGGAGTAAGGGTGGATAGTGGAGTGCACACAGGGTATACAATCTCCCCTTATTACGACTCCATGATTTCCAAGCTCTGCGTCTGGTCAAGAAAAAGAGAAGATGCCATTGCCAGGATGGAAAGAGCTCTTTACGAATACGTGGTTGTGGGAGTAAAAACCAACATTCCCTTCCATAAAGCTGTCATGAGGAACCCGGCATTTCGCAGAGGCGATATGACAACCGGTTTTATCGAAGATCAGAATATCCTTGAAGCTGTGGAAGAGGTCGTTAAAGCTGATAGTGAAAAAGGGGCAACTCTGGCTTCGGCTCTGGAGGCAAAGGATAAAAAGGTCGCAGCGATCACGGCTGCTGTACATGCCTATGTTAACATGGCCCAGAAAACACAGCGTTAA
- a CDS encoding DUF424 domain-containing protein — protein MYIKIYKNEGRRLVAACDKEVLGKTLKHGNAVVEISSDFYGGELASEEELQQVLAEAMTANLFGEKTIKCAIKCGIIDPESVIMINGVPHAQVFRV, from the coding sequence ATGTATATAAAGATATATAAAAATGAAGGGCGCAGGCTTGTTGCAGCCTGTGATAAGGAAGTGCTTGGAAAAACCCTGAAACATGGCAACGCCGTTGTAGAGATCAGCAGTGATTTCTATGGAGGGGAACTTGCCTCTGAGGAAGAGCTTCAGCAAGTTCTGGCAGAAGCTATGACTGCAAATCTCTTCGGGGAAAAAACAATCAAATGCGCTATAAAGTGCGGGATTATCGATCCTGAATCCGTAATCATGATCAACGGCGTACCACATGCCCAGGTATTCAGAGTTTGA